One window of the Sulfitobacter alexandrii genome contains the following:
- a CDS encoding AsmA family protein, translating into MKWVIRIIGALMLIVVLVVVGLLMLPAERIAGIAADQLRKVTGRDVTITGDVSMTFWPVLGVSADRLEVGNADWAKEGAMLSTSNAAIGVDAMALLRGEIRITNIAAESPTIRLESRRDGRASWQFTDATGAAQIETGTAPERTARPVAIEKLNITDATLIYDAEGADLLTYSGVDLSLDWPEGSGPADLRAVLRPAGAPVTVAARIGAFSQFLAGEVQPVEATVTAPSGEVTLDGRAALNGAVAGRVAFDTSDTAAFLAALGQPGVALPRGLGQRLAVTTDLTLTPERRLSLRELVADLGGNTLRGAADIGLNGTPQVNAQLNAGALDLTGVTGGGAAEGADATAGAGGGGWSTAPIDASGLAAFNGEIALSADSIDLGALKLGASRTLLSNDRSRMVFEMREVAGYGGRLTGQFVMNNRSGLSVGGAVQAQGVQMNPLLTDLADLTRFSGQGDAEVSFLGVGQSVDAIMRSLSGKGAVKVGRGTIEGIDLDALLGSFDVKGGTTIFDSLGAKFTMDAGVLRNDDLLLLLPNFNATGAGQVNLGAQTLDYTVTPKALRVNGDRGLAVPVRISGPWADPSIRPDLKAAVDLNFAAEKAQIEDRVKQKLAEELDLDPQDGRSIEEAVKDKVEDRLKQRLLKILE; encoded by the coding sequence ATGAAGTGGGTCATTCGGATCATCGGCGCATTGATGCTGATCGTGGTTCTGGTGGTGGTCGGGTTGCTGATGCTGCCGGCGGAACGGATCGCCGGCATCGCGGCGGACCAGTTGCGCAAGGTCACGGGGCGGGACGTGACGATCACCGGCGATGTCTCCATGACGTTCTGGCCGGTGCTGGGCGTGAGCGCGGACAGGCTCGAGGTCGGGAACGCCGACTGGGCCAAGGAAGGGGCGATGCTGTCCACCTCCAACGCCGCCATCGGCGTGGATGCGATGGCGCTGCTGCGGGGGGAGATCAGGATCACCAACATCGCGGCGGAAAGCCCCACGATCCGGTTGGAAAGCCGCCGGGACGGGCGGGCGAGCTGGCAGTTCACCGATGCCACGGGCGCGGCGCAGATAGAGACCGGGACCGCGCCGGAACGCACGGCGCGGCCCGTGGCGATCGAAAAGCTGAACATCACCGACGCGACGCTGATCTACGACGCCGAGGGGGCGGACCTGTTGACCTATAGCGGTGTCGATCTGTCGCTGGACTGGCCCGAGGGCAGCGGCCCTGCCGATCTGCGTGCGGTGTTGCGGCCTGCGGGCGCGCCGGTGACCGTCGCCGCGCGGATCGGGGCGTTCTCGCAGTTTCTGGCCGGAGAGGTGCAGCCGGTCGAGGCCACCGTCACGGCCCCCTCCGGCGAGGTCACGCTGGACGGACGGGCGGCGCTGAACGGCGCCGTGGCAGGACGGGTCGCGTTCGATACATCGGACACGGCCGCGTTCCTTGCGGCGTTGGGCCAGCCGGGTGTCGCCCTGCCGCGCGGGCTGGGGCAGCGGCTGGCCGTGACGACGGACCTCACCCTGACGCCGGAGCGCCGGCTGTCGCTGCGCGAGCTGGTGGCGGACCTCGGTGGCAACACGCTGCGCGGCGCGGCGGACATCGGCCTGAACGGCACGCCGCAGGTCAACGCACAGCTGAACGCCGGGGCGCTGGACCTGACGGGGGTGACCGGCGGCGGCGCGGCGGAAGGGGCCGACGCGACGGCTGGTGCCGGTGGCGGCGGCTGGTCGACGGCGCCGATCGACGCGTCGGGCCTTGCCGCCTTCAACGGGGAGATCGCCCTGAGCGCCGACAGCATCGACCTCGGCGCGCTGAAACTGGGGGCCTCGCGCACGCTGCTCAGCAACGACCGGTCGAGGATGGTCTTCGAGATGCGCGAGGTCGCGGGCTACGGCGGGCGGCTGACCGGGCAGTTCGTGATGAACAACCGCTCCGGCCTGTCGGTGGGCGGGGCCGTGCAGGCGCAGGGGGTGCAGATGAACCCGCTGCTGACCGACCTTGCGGACCTCACCCGCTTCAGCGGCCAGGGAGATGCGGAGGTGTCGTTCCTCGGCGTCGGGCAGAGCGTGGACGCGATCATGCGGTCGCTGTCGGGCAAGGGCGCGGTCAAGGTGGGGCGCGGCACGATCGAGGGGATCGATCTGGATGCGCTGCTGGGATCCTTCGACGTGAAGGGGGGCACGACGATCTTCGATTCCCTCGGGGCGAAATTCACCATGGACGCGGGGGTGCTGCGCAACGACGACCTGTTGCTGCTGCTGCCCAATTTCAACGCGACCGGCGCGGGGCAGGTGAACCTCGGCGCGCAGACACTGGACTATACCGTGACCCCCAAGGCGCTGCGGGTCAACGGGGACCGGGGGCTGGCGGTGCCGGTCCGCATCAGCGGCCCCTGGGCCGACCCGTCGATCCGGCCCGACCTCAAGGCGGCGGTGGACCTGAACTTTGCCGCCGAGAAGGCGCAGATCGAGGACCGGGTAAAGCAGAAACTGGCCGAGGAACTGGACCTCGATCCGCAGGACGGCAGGTCGATCGAGGAGGCGGTGAAGGACAAGGTGGAGGACCGGCTGAAACAGCGCCTGCTGAAGATCCTCGAATAG
- the rimO gene encoding 30S ribosomal protein S12 methylthiotransferase RimO produces MSTNPPDLRPDLAPRARLGDTGRPGQPSIGMVSLGCPKALVDSERILTRLRAEGYGVSPDYAGADAVIVNTCGFLDSAKAESLEAIGEALAENGRVIVTGCLGAEPDYIREHHPRILAVTGPHQYEQVLDAVHAAVPPAPDPFIDLLPAQQVSLTPRHYSYLKISEGCNHKCKFCIIPDMRGRLQSRPAHAVIREAEKLVENGVKELLVISQDTSAYGVDIRHAEDRGHRAHITDLARDLGSLGAWVRLHYVYPYPHVRNLIPLMAEGLVLPYLDIPFQHAHPDVLKRMARPAAAAKTLDEIAAWRAQCPDITLRSTFIVGYPGETEAEFQTLLDWLDEAQLDRVGCFQYENVAGARSNDLPDHVPAEVKQDRWDRFMEKAQAISEAKLAAKVGRRMDVIIDEIDEDAATCRTKADAPEIDGNLFIDEDFSDLTVGDIVTVEVEEAGEYDLWGRVVPA; encoded by the coding sequence ATGAGCACAAACCCACCAGATCTTCGCCCCGATCTCGCGCCCCGCGCGCGGCTGGGCGACACCGGCCGCCCCGGCCAGCCGTCCATAGGCATGGTCAGCCTCGGCTGCCCCAAGGCGCTGGTGGATTCCGAACGGATTCTCACCCGGCTCCGGGCCGAGGGATACGGCGTCTCGCCTGACTACGCCGGGGCCGACGCGGTGATCGTGAACACATGCGGCTTTCTCGATTCGGCCAAGGCCGAGAGCCTCGAAGCCATCGGCGAGGCGCTGGCCGAGAACGGTCGCGTGATCGTGACCGGCTGTCTCGGGGCCGAGCCCGACTACATCCGCGAACACCACCCCCGCATTCTCGCCGTGACCGGGCCGCACCAGTACGAACAGGTGCTCGACGCGGTGCACGCCGCGGTGCCGCCCGCGCCCGATCCCTTCATCGATCTGCTGCCCGCGCAGCAGGTCTCGCTGACGCCACGCCATTACAGCTACCTCAAGATTTCCGAGGGCTGCAATCACAAGTGCAAGTTCTGCATCATCCCCGACATGCGGGGACGGCTGCAGTCCCGCCCCGCCCATGCCGTGATCCGCGAGGCGGAAAAGCTGGTGGAGAACGGCGTGAAGGAGCTTCTGGTCATCAGCCAGGACACCTCCGCCTACGGCGTCGACATCAGGCACGCCGAAGACCGCGGCCACCGCGCCCATATCACCGACCTCGCCCGCGATCTGGGCAGTCTCGGCGCTTGGGTACGGCTGCACTACGTCTATCCCTACCCCCACGTGCGCAACCTCATCCCCCTGATGGCGGAAGGCCTGGTGCTGCCCTACCTCGACATCCCGTTCCAGCACGCCCACCCCGATGTGCTCAAACGCATGGCGCGGCCCGCGGCGGCGGCGAAAACGCTCGACGAGATCGCCGCGTGGCGCGCGCAGTGCCCGGACATCACGCTGCGCTCCACCTTCATCGTCGGCTACCCCGGCGAGACCGAGGCCGAGTTCCAGACCCTGCTGGACTGGCTGGACGAGGCGCAGCTCGACCGCGTCGGCTGCTTCCAGTACGAAAACGTCGCGGGCGCACGGTCCAACGACCTGCCGGATCACGTCCCGGCAGAGGTCAAGCAGGACCGCTGGGACCGCTTCATGGAAAAGGCGCAGGCCATTTCCGAAGCCAAGCTCGCCGCCAAGGTGGGCCGGCGGATGGACGTCATCATCGACGAGATCGACGAAGACGCCGCCACCTGCCGCACCAAGGCCGACGCCCCCGAGATCGACGGCAACCTCTTCATCGACGAGGATTTCTCCGATCTGACCGTCGGCGACATCGTCACGGTCGAAGTCGAGGAAGCGGGCGAATACGATCTCTGGGGTCGGGTCGTCCCTGCCTGA
- a CDS encoding thiol-disulfide oxidoreductase DCC family protein: MNDDTKVLYNASCPVCSREVNHYARLSDRQALPITYDDLSDSDRLADWGISADDAAKRLHVRKDGQTYAGLPAFIVLWREIPQTRWLARVFSLPGLHGTASWLYDRVLAPLLYRLHLRRQSRGG, encoded by the coding sequence ATGAACGACGACACCAAGGTTCTTTACAACGCATCCTGCCCCGTGTGCAGCCGGGAAGTAAACCACTACGCGCGGCTGAGCGACCGTCAGGCGCTGCCCATCACCTACGACGACCTGTCGGACAGCGACCGGCTGGCGGACTGGGGCATCAGCGCGGACGACGCCGCGAAACGCCTGCACGTGCGAAAGGACGGGCAGACCTACGCGGGCCTGCCGGCCTTCATCGTGCTCTGGCGCGAGATCCCCCAGACCCGGTGGCTTGCGCGGGTATTCTCGCTGCCCGGCCTGCACGGCACGGCGTCATGGCTCTATGACCGGGTTCTCGCGCCCCTGCTCTACCGGCTGCACCTGCGGCGGCAGTCCCGCGGCGGGTAA
- the trhA gene encoding PAQR family membrane homeostasis protein TrhA: protein MAYPYSRSETVADGAVHVAGLALAIPASILLLIEAAGSDRLTTAAALYAGCMLFAFIASAVYHLSPVDKTRPLLNRIDHAAIYFKIAGTYTPFVALIGSGFAYVVLAIVWALALVGAVAKLWFWGTDGRGSLALYLLMGWLAVLLFWPMWQVLPPAALFLVGTGGIIYSVGAWVFAKPEFRFQNAIWHSFVLSASTCFFAAVAIALKVG, encoded by the coding sequence ATGGCTTATCCATACTCCAGATCGGAAACGGTGGCGGACGGCGCGGTGCATGTCGCGGGCCTCGCGCTGGCCATTCCCGCCTCCATCCTCCTCCTGATCGAGGCGGCGGGCTCCGACCGGCTGACCACGGCGGCGGCGCTCTACGCCGGCTGCATGCTATTCGCCTTCATCGCCTCCGCGGTCTATCACCTGTCACCGGTGGACAAGACGCGCCCGCTTCTCAACCGGATCGACCACGCCGCGATCTACTTCAAGATAGCGGGCACCTACACGCCCTTCGTCGCGCTGATCGGCAGCGGATTCGCCTATGTCGTCCTCGCGATCGTCTGGGCGCTGGCGCTGGTGGGCGCGGTGGCCAAGCTCTGGTTCTGGGGCACCGACGGACGCGGCTCGCTCGCGCTCTACCTGCTGATGGGCTGGCTGGCGGTGCTGCTGTTCTGGCCGATGTGGCAGGTGCTGCCACCGGCGGCGCTGTTCCTCGTCGGCACCGGCGGCATCATCTATTCCGTCGGGGCATGGGTCTTTGCCAAGCCGGAGTTCCGGTTCCAGAACGCGATCTGGCACAGCTTCGTCCTCAGCGCCTCAACCTGCTTCTTCGCCGCCGTCGCCATCGCCCTCAAGGTAGGCTGA
- a CDS encoding YigZ family protein, producing MLRKLGIVLTDRGSKYAVSGAPVRDRADVDAVLRDLRRDKAYAKATHNTWGVQLSEGGPLKGDDGEAGAGMVILRMLERAEILDHVIVVTRWYGGKHLGGDRFRHVQTCVSAYLEGDGDGGEEAG from the coding sequence ATGCTGCGCAAGCTGGGTATCGTGCTGACCGACCGGGGATCGAAATACGCGGTGTCCGGTGCGCCGGTCCGGGACCGGGCTGACGTGGACGCGGTGCTCAGGGATCTCAGGCGGGACAAGGCCTATGCCAAGGCCACGCATAACACCTGGGGCGTGCAGCTGTCGGAGGGCGGGCCGCTCAAGGGCGACGACGGAGAGGCCGGGGCCGGCATGGTCATCCTGCGGATGCTGGAACGGGCGGAGATCCTCGACCACGTGATCGTGGTGACAAGGTGGTACGGCGGCAAGCACCTTGGCGGCGATCGGTTCCGCCACGTCCAGACCTGTGTCTCAGCCTACCTTGAGGGCGATGGCGACGGCGGCGAAGAAGCAGGTTGA
- a CDS encoding M48 family metallopeptidase gives MFKKTVLLLGAIVTLAACEVAPVQPLPAPTGSAPSAGPRLSSDQAARSFVEVVRTVEPVAERECRNRTTGVNCDFNIAVDDRPGQPANAYQTLDKQGRPVIFFTLGLIADARNSDELAFVLGHEAAHHIAGHINRQQQNAVAGAVIFAGLATLSGGNAEAVQNAQRLGAEVGARRYSKDFELEADALGTIITARSGYNPLRGAEFFTRIPDPGDKFLGTHPPNAARLDVVRRTVAGL, from the coding sequence ATGTTCAAGAAGACCGTCCTGCTTCTGGGGGCCATTGTCACGCTTGCGGCCTGCGAGGTCGCGCCGGTGCAGCCCTTGCCAGCCCCGACCGGCAGCGCCCCGTCCGCCGGGCCGCGGCTGAGCAGCGATCAGGCCGCGAGAAGTTTCGTCGAGGTGGTCAGGACGGTGGAGCCCGTGGCGGAACGCGAGTGCCGGAACCGGACCACGGGGGTCAATTGCGATTTCAACATCGCGGTGGACGACCGCCCCGGTCAGCCCGCCAACGCCTACCAGACATTGGACAAGCAGGGGCGGCCGGTGATCTTCTTCACGCTCGGCCTGATCGCGGATGCGCGCAACTCGGACGAGCTGGCCTTCGTGCTGGGGCACGAGGCGGCGCACCACATCGCCGGGCACATCAACCGCCAGCAGCAGAACGCGGTGGCGGGGGCGGTGATCTTCGCGGGCCTCGCGACGCTGAGCGGCGGCAATGCCGAGGCGGTGCAGAACGCGCAGCGGCTGGGAGCCGAAGTGGGCGCGCGCCGCTATTCCAAGGATTTCGAGCTCGAGGCCGACGCGCTGGGCACCATCATCACGGCACGGTCCGGCTACAACCCGCTGCGGGGGGCGGAGTTCTTTACCCGCATTCCCGATCCCGGCGACAAGTTCCTGGGCACGCATCCACCGAACGCGGCGCGGCTGGACGTCGTGCGGCGCACCGTCGCCGGGCTTTGA
- a CDS encoding branched-chain amino acid aminotransferase has product MATGTNIKTYFDGQWHDGDKMIMKAADHGAWLGTTVFDGARLFDGLAPDLDRHCARINRSAEALMITPTVQADAMVELIREGLESYGKGQPVYIRPMYWAIEGDELGIVPRENATGFAVSLEEIPMAPPEAATTLTRTRFRRPVLEDNVVNAKAGCLYPNNARMLTEARAKGFGNALVADAMGNVAETATANIFMVRDGEVFTPIPNGTFLAGITRARHIANMKADGMKVHETVLSFDDFHAADEVFLSGNMMKVTPVSAFDDTTYETGANANPVTRRVREMYWDWAASGR; this is encoded by the coding sequence ATGGCCACCGGCACCAATATCAAGACCTACTTCGACGGCCAGTGGCATGACGGGGACAAGATGATCATGAAGGCCGCAGACCACGGCGCATGGCTGGGCACCACGGTGTTCGACGGCGCGCGGCTGTTCGACGGTCTGGCCCCCGATCTCGACCGCCACTGCGCGCGCATCAACCGCTCCGCCGAGGCGCTTATGATCACGCCCACGGTGCAGGCCGACGCGATGGTCGAGCTGATCCGCGAAGGGCTGGAAAGCTACGGCAAGGGGCAGCCTGTCTACATCCGGCCCATGTACTGGGCGATTGAAGGCGACGAGCTGGGCATCGTCCCGCGCGAGAACGCCACCGGCTTCGCCGTCTCGCTCGAGGAAATCCCGATGGCCCCGCCCGAGGCCGCGACGACACTCACCCGCACCCGCTTCCGCCGTCCCGTGCTCGAAGACAACGTGGTCAACGCCAAGGCGGGCTGCCTCTATCCCAACAACGCCCGCATGCTGACCGAGGCGCGCGCCAAGGGCTTCGGCAACGCCCTCGTGGCCGACGCCATGGGCAACGTGGCGGAAACCGCCACCGCCAACATCTTCATGGTTCGCGACGGCGAAGTCTTCACTCCCATCCCCAACGGCACCTTCCTGGCGGGCATCACCCGCGCGCGCCACATCGCCAACATGAAGGCGGACGGGATGAAGGTGCATGAAACCGTTCTCTCCTTCGATGATTTCCACGCCGCCGACGAGGTATTCCTGTCCGGCAACATGATGAAGGTCACGCCGGTCAGCGCTTTCGACGACACGACCTACGAAACCGGCGCGAACGCGAACCCGGTCACCCGCCGCGTGCGCGAAATGTACTGGGACTGGGCGGCAAGCGGGCGCTAG
- a CDS encoding universal stress protein, with translation MRKFLVVLDDSTECLNAMRFAALRAARTGGGVTVLAVIPPDEFNHWIGVGDIMRQEARERIEVHFEVFAKWMRDKQNVDPELVIREGEPTDEIIEYIAEDPEIGVLVLGASADKKKGPGPLVTQMSRSAGSLPVPVTIVPGDMSKERLEAIS, from the coding sequence ATGCGCAAGTTCCTCGTGGTGCTGGACGACAGCACCGAATGCCTGAATGCGATGCGTTTCGCGGCGCTGCGTGCGGCGCGCACCGGCGGCGGCGTCACCGTTCTGGCGGTGATCCCCCCGGACGAGTTCAACCACTGGATCGGCGTGGGCGACATCATGCGTCAGGAAGCCCGCGAACGCATCGAGGTCCACTTCGAGGTGTTCGCGAAGTGGATGCGCGACAAGCAGAATGTCGACCCCGAGCTGGTCATCCGCGAGGGCGAACCCACGGACGAGATCATCGAGTACATCGCCGAGGACCCGGAAATCGGCGTGCTGGTGCTGGGCGCCTCGGCGGACAAGAAGAAGGGTCCGGGACCGCTGGTCACCCAGATGTCCCGCTCCGCCGGGTCATTGCCGGTGCCCGTGACCATTGTCCCCGGCGATATGAGCAAGGAGCGGCTCGAAGCGATCAGCTAG